In Takifugu rubripes chromosome 22, fTakRub1.2, whole genome shotgun sequence, the genomic window GCTGTGTTTAACACAGGGAAGTCGGTCATCTATGGTCACCTCTTTCCAGTGCCCCTGCtgccaaaaacaaaactgaaaggAGCCTCTGTACCTGCTGTCACCCCACTGAGGCTGGTCTGGAGGCATCACCTTCAAAGAGTCATTAGGAGACAAATATAACATCAGCGATGCTCGTTTGCAAAAGGACAGTCTAATGCTTATTGCGCTACCTTGTTCAGAAGGTTCTTGTTTCTGACCAAGAAGGAACAAGCACAGAGAAACCAGCAGTCTCCCAATAAGCCTTGTTTTGGGTGAGCTAAGTTGATGTCTCCTGGGAAGAGAGCTGGTGACTGACAGATCTCCTGGAGGTGCAAAATAACAATTACGATGCAATCAGACCTGTTTTCTGGCCGCAGTTTTTCAAAACTGGAAGTTGAGGCCTCACAAAGATAAGGTTTATAATTCCCCATTGTGCGTGTGTACCTGTGGGCGTAACCAGGTGAGAGTTCCCACCAGCCTGCCAAGGGGTGTGGACCCGTCACAGAGTACAGAAGTGTCGTCAGAGGGAAAGTCCGGGTCCTCAAACAAAGCCTGACCTTCCCATTCCACCCTGACCTGTTCTTTCATCTCTCCTGATTATTTTCAGTTTGGATTATACCTGCTGGAGCTGCTTTCACCTGCACtcctaaaaacaaaagaacGGACGATGGTTTATTTCAGTTGCTGTGTAGATAGCAACACAGGTGTAAAGGGAGGTGAAATACTGTGAAATTGAAACCATAATGTCGCTGATTTTTCTAGTGTTTAAATGGCTATTTGGGTTTTACTTGAATCAAACTATATAACCTCTTAtcttttaaattaattattatatataaCCGTAAACAATGTTATTGCATTTGACTGTGTGGGTATACGAACGCATATTAACTGGTCTAAAGGATTATTTAGCAACAGAGCAAGATGTTAATGTCTCTGTTCGTGATTGTCTCTCACCTTTTCAAGACTTAGTCATCCTTTCCTTTGCAGCTTTCGCGACTGCACTAAGGCTAACCGTTAGCCTAAACTAGCTCGCAATTTTGACTTGTATCATCTCTCCCTTCATTTCATCTTGGTCTTAGAACTATTACAAGAATCACAACATTTTAATGCACCCTAAGTAATACGAATCATAACTGAATCAATAAACTGAAGGCATGTACTCATATAGTCTTGTGGaggatttaaaataataataattattacaTAGTTTCTTCCGGTTCACGTCCAGCATCAGTGAATCCTTCCTGTTGAAGACCTCCGCCACCTGCTGTTGGTACTGTACATTAcactttaaatttaattttttcCTTCACGACCTTTTTTGTTAAAGATAAAACAACTTAAAAAGTTTTTGTATCTATTTGCCTTATTATAGACCTTATTATCACATGATGATACAAGAGGAATCACACAgcaacatttttattaaaacacaaaaatatttattagtaaaaaaagtaaaaaaatatgCCATTTCCTTGCTTCAAAGCAATAAGTGTACATTAAATTGTTATTTGAGTTCTTTAtgctttcctttgttttctgcagtgagagaagaaagaaagaataacAGATTAGGCCGATAGTTTGATTCTCATCATTGATGAGAGTGgtgtattgtttttttttaatgaaattataAACTCACTGTGGTACAGTCTCCATGGCATCCTTCACCCAACTACTTTCAGGGTTGGCACAGAGCGGCTTCCGATTTATTTTTGTCTTGAAACTGAAAATTCACaacagctgtttattttttcGCCCCTTAATTTTCTCAAACTTCTTTATTTTGCTCCCTTACATGACTGCCCTGATGTTGCAGTAACCCGTGTCCTCCTGGATCATGTAGAATTTCAGTATTTCCACTGACACTGGGTTTTCATGGTACTGGGTGCAGCAGAAGTAACCTAAATATAGAGAATATCATCAGCTATTGTTCTCAAGAATATTagaataatattattatttgtaGTAATCACAAATAAATGTGGATGCCATACTTACTGCTCTCAGTCAGcgccagcagcaggaccagaacggacacacacagcatgagCTTCCCCATCATCATACATGCAACTTCTCTTCAGGAATTTTAGACTGGATCAGTTGCCAAGATCTGTGCTGCTCCTGCCAATGGTGCTGTTTAAATACTGGCTGAACCGGCGCTGGAATATACCCAAAGTCAGGGAGGTGGCTGGAAAACCCAATACTGAAATGTTTTTGGGTCAAGGAGGAAGTGTGATTGCACCTATGCGAGTGCGAGACAAAAGCCCCTAATGTGTgggcagaaagaaagaagggggGGCAAAAAGTGGCTGACAGTGCAAAATTTTCAATTTTATCCATTACGCAAAGCAAAAGGACAATAAACATTTTATGACACTACAATCTGAATCTGTGATCATTTATTTGTGATCATTCTTCAAGCGCTggtgttttaaaggttttatttttctggaACATTTGGAAAAAGTATCAACCCCTCTCAGCACATTGACTTAGTAACAACTCACTAACTGTTGAACAAACAAGGAAGTGACAAAAGATAACTTTACCATGACATCATTCAAGTCCAGTTTTGTAAATTCTGCAATCCTAGATTAACTTTGCGATCTCTGTTGGTGGATGTTTCTAAATTTAGACCTGGTGACACTCTTACTGATCGGTATCTTACTGTTGTACCATGTGACACAATCCCATAACAATCACCCCATatattctttttacattctcCGTGACTTTAATGTACGACTTTTTAAAGATATTGATTAAAGGATGATAAATGTTAATACAAAGTTAAtgtaaagatttaaaaaaaaattttttttttaaaaccacattGATGGAAGCTGAAGCTGTCATAGACATCATGACCTATTTCGTGCAAccatttcctttgatgtttgcTTCTTTACCATGTTTGAAATGTTCCTCTGACCTAGAAAAGAAGCTCTGAAGAACCTTGATGCACCCTAAATGCAGCCCACGGGAGGTTGGGTAGACCTCCGATCTTGCCCTCATGCACTTTAAAGTTGGTATTTTTTTAGTAAATATTCCACTTGGTGTGTGTCCACGGTCAACAATTAATGCAGGTGTGTCTTTTGTTATTTCCCATGTTGCACTGGCTCTACAGGAGTATTTGGTCATGTCATACTTCTCTGGCATTACAGTCTAATTAGGTTTATCATGACAGGAGATTCCGCATCAATGTCTTCATCTTTTATTGAAGGCGTCACCACGTGTCTAGCCACTAAATATTTCCCACCTGTTTTTTCCAGCTGGAGAGAGTGACATGAGAGGGGGAAGTTCCTGTCCTCGGAGGAAACTTCCTCCTGCCAGAATTATAAAAGGTTGCTGGTGAGAACATAATACCACAACCTCTTCAACTCCACCTGAAGGCAGAcgaagcagcagctcagctctcaCTCAGAGATGGTGTCATTCAAAGATGCAGTCATGGCGATCACCCTCATCACCGTGTGTGTGctggcaacacacacatctttagGTATATTCCCACGTGTTTTTATTTAACGTACCTGTGTAATTTATCCCAATTCTTCTCCTTTTAAACCAAATCCTCCCTCATTTTGCAGCGCATCCTGGCTGTTGTTCAAGTTATATGAAATCCAGGATTCCCTTCAGGATCATTAAGGGATACTCAGTCCAGACTGTGACAGAGATTTGTCCGATCGACGCCATCATGTGAGTCTGGATTCAATCTGCATTCAGTCTGTAGCATCCTTAATCATATCTGAGACTTTGCTTATgcatctttgtgttttattctcttttCCTGCGTAGTTTTCACACAGCTTTGGGAAAAGCTTGTACCAATCCTGCTTCGAAATGGGTGATGGCGTACATTCAAAAATTAAGGTAAGTTTTACCcttgttttgattatttttttttgtatattttataGTGTATAGTTATAATTATGCATTATTCACATTTCAGCAACAAAGCAAGAAAAGTTCACAAGACCTCCCAGAAACAGAAAGAACATCCTTTCTAAAGAGAGACGTTGGATTGGTTATCAGAGCTCTATTTTTGTCCCCGTTTGTGTTTCACAAGACAAATATGTTTATATTTGTACTACCGTTGTGTAGAATGGTTCCACCTTTCTGTTGTATAGGTGTTTGTGGCAGACAGAACAAAGGTGTCAGCTTCCTCAACAGTGTTGTGCAGCTCTTAACCTCTTAAAACTTCCAGGCTGAAAAATTCCAGGCGGGAAGTTTTAAGTCATGTGACCGAGATCTGGCAAATAGTTTTTTCCTGAGGTGGCCAGTGACTGCAAACATTGtttaaaaagtaaatatttGAACTGTTCTCTAGTAATTCACAACTGTGACGCACCTGTATATGCCTGTATTTGTACTttgaatattatttttttaattaaagttgtGATATTGCAGTTGCTGCATGCTCAAatatggagaagaaaaaaaaaagttttactCAACTGTCTGCCTATTTTTTCCAATAAAcaccttaaaaaaacaacaaaaaacagctCCCCTGTCTCTTATATTTTAGCTGACTTAGTCGTCACCAGGCTAGATGAAATCCAATATTAGATGAGCTGCACTGTTTTATGAATCTCCCTACAAGTCAGTCCCCACTTTTTCACCAAAGACTATTGTTGAAAAACGCAATTAGTGATTGATTTTTACGTTTTTCTTCTTTGGACTCTTGCTTGTGTGAATAGACCATAAACAATAGCACATTTTCACTGACAACGAATCTGTACTGCGGGATTTTTGACAAAAGTGTCTGCTGAATATAAATATTGGCAACTTTGACTGCAGTGCTTCTCTTCTGTTTCTGAAAATtagcggggggggggaacgGCTACAAACAAAACCcagcaaaacaggaagaagaaaaacaaatcttACACTTTGGTACAATGTTGGTTTGATTTGCAATCCAGATTGCAATCTGCAAACCACTAGAAATCTACTACTAACAAcactaaaaatatttaaatattgttgGGGTAACATGTGCCATCTTTAAATAACTTAATTTATTCATATAAATTATCATATTGTGTTCAAATTATCATCAGTGTTCATATCAACATTTGAAGAAATTTTTCTCAGTGTTGAAGAGCTGTTAGAGTTATAGTATATGtaattgttttgtctttttaaagccttttccAGCACCTTAAATTGAATGTTTTATGATTTGTGTGTCAAGTTATCTGCCTTATTTCAGCACTTGCCCAACTTGAAATGGCAATGGCAATGGCATTGGAGCATGATTTTTCATGCTCCAATGGGACAATTTTCAGAAACAATTGGAAACAAAT contains:
- the ccl20a.3 gene encoding C-C motif chemokine 20a.3, which encodes MVSFKDAVMAITLITVCVLATHTSLAHPGCCSSYMKSRIPFRIIKGYSVQTVTEICPIDAIIFHTALGKACTNPASKWVMAYIQKLSNKARKVHKTSQKQKEHPF